In Sebastes fasciatus isolate fSebFas1 chromosome 8, fSebFas1.pri, whole genome shotgun sequence, the DNA window CTCAGGGGGATCCGCGACGCGTATTGGATCACAGATATGAATTAAAGCCCAAAGAGAGAGAACTTTCTAGGAGTTAAACCATCTGCCGCCTGTCATCTCACATCCTCACGCAGCTGAGCGGCTGCAGGCCATCCTCACTTTAACCTACAAATCCAATTAAAAGACGATTTCTGCAAATTTCTTACgcgtgtaaataaaaaaatctgcagTTGCGTTTATCCACGCAGGCACATTCCGGTGAGGGAGTATTAAAACTAACGCGTCCCTGTATCCGCGGTGGTCAGCCGACAGGATTAAACCAGCTGAGCCGTTTATAAGGATGACAGTGGAAATCTGTCCAGAGGAAGGTGGAGGTAAACTCACTCAGCACAGACTCTGAGGCTCGCTGTGGGGCTGTGTTGAGAAGGTATAGTTAAACTGAATAGAGGAATATTAAGAAGTATTGTCAGGATAGAAAAATTAGGATGCTTCACTACTGCAAGTTAGAAAATATTTCAGGACCTTGGAGAGAAGCAGCCGGGGGGTGCAGTACCAGCTGAGAGGCGACAGGAGGCGCTCATTCATAGCGAATACAGAGACAATGGGATTGAGCCCAGGTGCaactgatgtttttgttttcttccttttttccaGGTGCAAgtcgtgttttttttcccccttttccaGGTGCAagtcatgtttttttcctttttttccaggTGCAAGtcgtgtttttttcctttttttccaggTGCAAgtcgtgttttttttccccttttccagGTGCAagtcatgtttttttcctttttttccaggTGCAAgtcgtgttttttttccccttttccagGTGCAAGTCGTgtgtttttcccccctttttcaGGGgcaagtaatgttttttttcttccttttttcagttgcaagtaatgtgtttttttcccctttttccaGGTGCAAGACATGTTATTATCCTTTTTTTCCAGGTgcaagtaatgtttttttttttttccctttatcAGGTGCAAGTAATGTTTTTTCAGGTGCAAGTCATGAttatttgttttcctttatTTGATAGAGACAGTGACAGTTGAAAGGGAGCGAGAGGGGGGGATGACATGTAGCAAAAAGCTGCAGATTTAAACCCTgggccgctgcggtaaggaTTTAGCCTTGATACCTGAGACTCCTGCTCTACCTGGTGAGCTACCGGGGCGCCAAGTTGCAGTAATGTTTGTAATGTCATTTCAAGTTATTATCTCACATCACTGCATCATTTTAGGCTTTCTGAATCTAGGGCAGTGTGAAAAAATAACACCATCTCAAATCTTAAAGAACATCTGAtgcctttatttttatttatttttttaaatcagcttTTGCAAGATAAATATATTAAgacaatacataaaataaacattctTTCTAAACATAGTTTGACTGCTAAACACAGGATCATACTGCACCATCTCTCTCCCGTGGCGAATGCTACTAAAAAAATAGAAAGATGGGCTTTAAAAAGTGCTTGGTTGCTTGATGGATAACGCAGTGATCAAAGTGACTAGGGGTGCATGTGTAAGTGCTACATTACTTACATTCTACATTCTACATTCAAGTCATCATTTCTAGGAACCTCGTACATATTTCTTCACGATTTGTGCTCATCCTTCTAATACATTAAGATAATAACTATTCAACAAAGATTCAAAATGACAAAAGCTGCCAGGCGAGGCAAGACCTTATTAAGAGAAACTGGAAACAGAGTGGCATGAGATTTTGTTGAGCCTACTAGACACATCTTACAtcactcaaaaacacaaagttcTTTGCATTGATTGTCACAGCTGACACATAATTAAAGACTTGAGACTACACAACTTTCAGAATACCACTCTCATGGTAAAACTCCTCCGacatctatttttttcttaGTGCTCTACCGTTCTGCCTTGCAGCCATTAAAACACTGGCTTCACTGTTTACTATATCTGTGCATACATGTATAAGATCTTTGgaatattaaaggaatagtttaatCTTTTAGTAAATACaattattcactttttttgctGAGAGTTACATGAGAAGATAGATGCCAATTCAAGAAGTCACAGCACCTGGTAAGAAACACATAACCccttgtaaaataaaaaaaaatctagttttTACACATCAATTTTTgtacaaatttaaaaaacaagatACAACCTGTTAATTAGTGTGATTTAGAGGTGGTGGTAGGTGGATTTGgtaacctttggacagagccaggctagctgtttccagtctttatgctaagcttaCCAACTGCTGGCTCCAGCAGAAAGTggttgatcttctcatctaactctctgcaccaaagcaaatttcccaaaatgtcaatctatgCCTTTAATTTATAGCTTTTACCTGGATGTTGAATAATCAAATTGATTTCAAACATTAATACAGAAAATGTTGCATGAGATGCCGGAGGTGCAAACATGACATTTGTCACAAAAATTCActcataaataaacataataaataaactcaCAGTAATTTGCCCCTGAGGTATAAGTACATAGTGCACCTACTTGACACCACTGTAGAGACCAGTATCtggtcctcctggtcctcctgATACCTGCTGTAATGTCTGGTCCCCCCTACTCTCTGGTCTGACTCACTGTGTCCACAGCTGGTCTCAGTCCTGGTTGCTCTCTACTGAAACTGCCCTTTAATGccctgatgctgctgctgctgctgctgacctcCATCCTTTGGAGGTAGCTGACTGGGGTCCTCTGTAAAGGGAATAGCTGAAGAAAACAAGAAGGAAGACACAAATCAAGTTAATTTCTTAGGTTTTTGTGGCGGCATCCTGTTTGTTCAATGTATTAATATAATCAAGATACAATATATGTGCACTTAGACCATTACATATAGTTATTACATGGCTTCATTGAATATTCGATTGTGATTAGTCCACAAATCCACAAGTCTCAGAAAAAATGCTGTAACTTGTTGCATCCACTAAGTATAGGTGCAAAAAGACTTATGGCACCACAGTAAGTTTTTTCCAGTTTAGCAAAAGTGAGAGCTCAAACTCAGAACATTTGTGGTCTATAGACTGTTTTCACAGCAATCATTTTGGTTGTCTTAGTAGTAAAAACACAgatgtaattaataacatttagAACGAGTGCATCCGTTTAGGTGAGCCAGCTAGAGTCATCGTTAACAAAATTAGTTTCACCTGTACATTTCCTGCATTTCCATGAGTCAAAACGTCTGGagtgaaaaaggtctattgtTTGTCTGTGGTTTCTACTTATTACAAATCATTGTAGCCTCATTTTCTACATTTGACCagaatatatattgtataataataaacagaAATTACAGCACAAAACAACTAAAAGATCTCTATGTGTTTAAAGAGGCCTTTCTCACAGTGTTGCAGACTGCCACAGTGGGCTATCAGTTACACATTGTGGTCATTCACTAATGGTTATTACTTTGTATAAGTGGGTTATTAGCAATAATACAGTGAGAATACTTGTGTCCGGGAGGAATTGATCAGACCCGAGACTCTAATTACATTGCATGAGTACTTTGAGGGACTGAATTACTTTCCTCTTGTTCATTTAAACCTTCAATAACGgaaacaacactgacatattatcactttTTTGTTATGGCCATGCCATAACTTATGTATTTTCCCAAGTGTTTTCCCCTTccctgtgttctctgtgttcctctgtttgtatctctctctctctgtgttctgtTTTGTCTGTGTGCTGGCGTGGGCATGGTCTCCCTTCCTCATTCTCCTGGCTACTGGCTCTACTCATCACACTCACCTGTGTGCGATTGGCTCATCAAGTGCACCTGCTTCTCATCAACTACCCACATATCAGTATATCTATATCTAAATTCAGTATCGTCCACTCCTAGTGTTTGCTTCGTGTTTTCTCATGCCTCAGGATCACTATTCGCCTGCCTGTCAGCTACGCCTGCTCTCCACGTTTCACCTCATCATCTGCCCACGCCAGCTTCATCTCTGCCATCCCCATTCCTCCCCGTGGATCCCAGATTCCCATTCACAGCCATTAGTCTCATATCCTCATTCTTGTGGCAATAAAAGACTCTTTTACACCGCCACTCTGTCTGTGGCCAGCGTCTGAGTCCAACTTGTGTTCATAACATTTTTACGTTAATATGGTGAACTTGTTAGCACACATTTTACTATTTAGACATCCAGCAgatatggagcaacattagcattaattgGCATTCATTTGGAGATATATTTTTGTCCACTTGGCGAATGTGAGTCCAATAGTCAATTTCTTCTTAGCTGTGCTTTGATTtgcaccaactcctgagggaaatatctggtttGATAGCTGCAAATTGTTTCACAATGGTCAGCAGCTGATTTCCAACCTTATCTGCCTGTTGTTTGGTGTGAGGCAGGTAGCATACAGTTGGTTCTTGGAGATTTCTTTTTGCTGAAAATGACACTATGAGAGTGGTGACAGTGAACCAGAATTGTAAAGTTGCAGATCAGAGAACTAAAACTGAGATGAAAGATGTTGAAAAGTTGAGGAGAACTTtacaggtgataattctctgtgggttcatcactatgagTGACACCTTTCACATACAAACaatcattgttaatataaaaatatagattatTGACGATTAAAGTATAATTTGCAAAACTCAATCATCTTCACTCACGGTTCTGAAACTGCTGTGCTGTATATCTGGTTAGGAGGATCCCAAAACCCTCAATGAGAGCGAGCAAAATTCCCCCCATCATGGCAGAACCCATCATAGTTAACGGCCCACCTGGAGAACACAAAAATTCCAGAACAAAAATTCATTGAATCACACTAATTCATTTGATTTGGTCAGTTCATTGTGCTATATGGTGCTTCCTCTTACTGCGTGCTGCCAGGATGGCCCCAGTCAGCGCCCCGCTTGTTATAGAGTTCCAAGGATCCTCTTTCCCTCTCAGGCGAACTAAACCACAGTCGATTGTGGAGAAGAGCCCTCCCCAAACAGCAAAGCTACCTGCAACGCCACCAAAAACAAGCCAGGGAGTGTTTGCATGTCGGGTTTAATGTATGATTTTAGTTTTAGGCAAAGTAAATGTAATAACTGGGCTTCAGCTACCCAAAGACAGCAAACCCTATTGCATGTAAATCATTTAACATACACAAAAAATTATACTATTGAACTGTTATATGTTCCATAAGCTTATTAAGATTCCAAGAGCTACAGTAAAGGAACCAATTCGTAGTTACAAAAGACGACCTCCTCACCTCCAATCTGAGGAGCTCTTATTCTCACTGCATTTGCACTTCCTTTCAGTCTGTGTCCGACACCCTGAAACATTAGAGCACTGTTGAATTCTGCCATTAAAAAAGTGATGAGAATCGGAGCtagtaaaaatattattattcttatgTGGTGAACTCACTGCAGGGGCATTACGAAAGCCCTTGATCGCCTGGAACACCCCTCCTCCAATAGCTCCCATGGTGAAAGCACCTCCACAGTCATCCACTATCCTCCAGGGACTGCAGGAATGCAGAGAGCGAGAAAACATGTTAAGATAAGACAAAGTGCATAATGTAGAAAAATAGACATACTGAAGCTTAGATAAGATGTGCATTTTCAGCACTCCAAAGGAAAATGGTACCAAAACAGAATTCACACTTTGCTACTATAATTAATTTGGATGTATAATTGACGGTGAATTAGTGATTTTTATTTGAGCCATTCCATCCTACTGACTTTTATTGGTGCCGCCCTACAATCATACTTatactgaaacaattagtcgattaaaAATAGAACAGAATAATAATCTACAAcaatctatttattatttattattcatatttatttacacatttattgcttaaatcatttatcaagcaaaaatatcaaatggctatttttcactattttctgacattttatacacagaaaacaaattaatCTAAAAAAGAATGGACACATTAAACTATGCAAATACTGTACCTGATAACTGCAGCCCTACACAGGGAGTTACACGCATATTCTTACAACTGTAGCCTAACATTcacaaaataattttaatattatatgattttgttatgttatattttgttgctgatatattatactatatttatatatattatactgtactatactataccatACTATACTTATCCTATACTATATTTGATATGTTATATTGTCATACCATACAATATATTACGTGATACAATATTACTACATTTCacctatactatactatactttactttactataTCTTATATCCCATACTATATTATGctgttatattacattatatactctattatatttctattatgtTGTATGCATGTTAATTATCATTAGTCTGGCGTACAATGTCTACATATACTATATCTTACTGACTTTGTTGCCACTAATCACATTAGGGATCGACCGATAAGGTTTTTTCAggaccgataccgataccgattcTTAGTAATCAAGGAGACCGATAACCGATATTTTGAACCGATatacatttgcagtaaaaattTAAATCTTGGTGTCAAGAATGGgaacaacacaaaacttcaTTGAAATGCATTGAAgcatatgtttaattaaaagagaacttTTCAATATTatcttaaaacaaaaagtgcAGGGAGGTCCCAGCTTCTTATAAAGTTAACTGacaattttaataaataaataaacaatatctctctgaagtttttataaagtgtaaaaataaataaaactagcaAAACTTAAATTTGTGCTTAAGTTTGAGTCTCAATTCAGCAACAGCATTGGATTAACACTGGCCTTATATGCAGgtccattacattacattaaactgGTCCTCTCTAACAGCAAGATGTAACCGGTACtggtttccatttatttataaagcccttAACTTGCCATCATATATCACATTACATATTACTTATATTATAACACAACTGTCAAAAGTCAgagctttttatttatattcttattttagtttcatataCCTCTTATTTATGTTGTTACTTTCTCTACTTATCTGTACTTATTTATGTCCTTGAGCTGCTGCAACACCTGAACTTCCCCTCTGGgtatcaataaaatattatattatcttaTAAGTTAGCACAATTCATTTTGAACAATCATAGCCAGGGATTCTGGCAATATCCTTGCATATGACAGTAATATATCAGTCTTAGTCCCTGTCCTATAGGAGCTGGTCCAGGATTTATCTTTAGTTATCATGAATATACTGTAGCCTTTCTCTCTGTTGGTCTCTGGAGGCTTGATTGATCAAATTCACACATTTAAACTGAgctatataatattatttgaGTAACATGAATGAACTGTAATTTGGGGGTGTATTTTTCTGTGTGCCACACCTCCAGCTGTCACttcaaaacacagacacatgagTGTAAAGGTTGTTGaagctcagagcagcagctaGCTGTGTGTAACTGACTCACATCTTTATCTCTTGATGTCTTTAAGTCCCTTCACTAAGctaaatagatagatagctaTCACTCACAGCCTCTCCGTTCACTCTCACAACAACTGCACCATGACACTAAGAGGACTAAACTTTGTCAGAGGTGAACTATTTATCATAAACAACGATAAAGACATGTTTAATCTGATATCTCACCAAGGCTCACGGgcatactcctccatgtttgttGTCGTCAAGAGAACGGCGGTGCTACGTCATCACTGTGCGCGCGCGCCGTGTGCTGTTGTGGGAAGTCGTGTCGTGCACTCTTCCTCGAGGAGCTCTGAGGAGATTTACTTAAAAACACAGGTAATGTTGGagttattttcattcattaaagTCTATATATAAGTGTAGGTTTTTCGTGTTGGTGTGTAGTATGTAGCAGAGCAGCACTAACTAAGGTTTCACCAGGAGGAGCCGCAGAGGTACAACAGCATACAGAGAATGACCTACTGACTACTAAATGACTAGTGAACCACTTTGTCTCCATCAGTGAAGTCTCCTCAGACACCCAGGCTTCAGGGACCTTTCCTTATATCTCAGGATAACTTACAGGGATCTTGCTGTTGGACAATACTGGCTTTGATGCATTCTTCTGTTGCATTTTATATATAGACAGTGGTGACTTTTATTAAAACACCACCAGCTGTAGATGCACAGATACTGTATAAGGGCATACAATCAGTATTTTGGTATTAAGGCTGCAAATaactattatttacattttttttttttcaatattatatttgttgtttttttgttcattttgaaacaacagaacaaacattcacaaacgtccccaataataacattttcggtacaaagaaacttaacaaacctaatattaatataaaataagccagtatagatacaggaaaaacatattatatacaaaaaatagatatataagtaaaaagaatacacacaagtaaaaaaaaaagaagtatttatatatagatatacagtatatactgcatacatatatatatacatacatacacatatatgtacacgcagcacatacacatacaaaaacacatatacatataagcaattaaaaaaaatcagtgtacaATTCAGTCATCATCCTATTCTATCTCCCTATTCACAATCAACCTGCTCCAGCAATGATACAAATTACAAGCTATACCTTGGAGTGACGGTGGTAGCACCAATACTTATCCGATCACAGGGATCTACAATCAGGCCGttcataaaatgtatgaaaggtTTCCACATCATATAAAAATCCTCAACTTTACCTCTTACTATGAAAGTCAGTTTTTCTAATGCCAGACTAGAAGACATCTCTTTAATCCATTGACTAGAGTTAGGTCTCAGAATATCCTTCCATTTTAAAGCTATGACACGTTTGGCTTGTAGCAAACAGAAATGAATCAGTTTACGTTTCaactattattttaattattgataaATCTGGCAATTATTTGTTTCGGTTAATCAATCAattttttggtgtgtaaatgTCTAAAATGCCCCAATACTTTGtcatcaaattgcttgtttccCCTAACCAAACTGTCACACAAACCAAAAAGTACCTACAAATaactatacatatatttacagtttttgagTTGGGTTCAAGATTCACATTATTGACCCACATTGTAGGAAAATTGGATTGCTGCATCCATAAAAAAATTCCACATAAGATAGGTAACCTAAGACAGCTACAGTGAGAAACATATCTaagaacataataataataaaacagagcTAAACAGGAAAATAGTCAATCATCAAATAAATAAGCGAAAAATAAAGCTCTGTTGGTTTCCTTATCGACTCAATGTCATTATACTTGGATGATTGGGTAAGTAGTATAATTTTATAGGGACAGAGGCCATTGTTTGTGTATCCCTGCTTCTAGCTGATGAAGTCGGTGGATGAAGGTTTGCAGTCCTGgtaacatcatcatcatgagtTAATCCTCCCTTCTCTGTTGCAGGATGCCTCTACCCGCGGCACTGCTGGCCCGCTTGGCCAAGAGAGGGATTGTTAAACCATCAGACCATGGTagttgaaaacattttataagaaAAGCCTGGGCACATTATAgcattcagacatttttatttttcatgtgtcATGTAACGACTTTTCTCCTCCAATTCATCCAGAGGCAGATGAGGAGATTATTGCTGAAGATTACGATGACAACAACGTAGATTATGAATCCACCAGAGTTGAGAATCTACCACCAAACTGGTACAAAGTGTTCGACCCTGCTTGGTACGTATATACGTGATTTCTACAATAAATTGTTGACTGACatatttttacataaacatttttctttcaaGTTTCGAGATGGTTAAAGTCCCATAaaatagtatttttatttttgctcaaATGTTTATTATGGGGTCAAACTGAGATTCAAACACAACAGATTTTTATAACAGGATTGTCGGCCTCTTTCTGGCACTGACATAGCCTTTTGCAAAAGGTTATAAcggggttttttttttgtggtcagTAAATCTAGATTATTTTGTTAAGATTAGTGTCGAAAAATGTGGTTTCTCAGTAATTTGTAGCCTGATTTATATCATGaagaaaattataaaataaaattcttATTTGGAAAAATGacattgtgaaataaaaaaaaggaaattttgCAATAAAAAGTGCtggaatgaaatgaaaatgtcctTTAATACTGTTAGATTAGACATTAGACAATAATGTTGGATGAAacaatatttttaaagttttaacaGTTTGAAAACATATTGGCTTATTTTATGGttatttgtgattattttttgtaataatgtcttatttatttaatatttaacactTAAATAAATTCAATTAATTTCCTAATgacattattcatcattatttATCATGGATTATTTAATAAGTTATTTCTGCAAATTCAAccatttgattttcttttttcttcaatCCACAGTGGTCTTCCTTATTACTGGAATGTGGAGACAGAGTTGGTGGCCTGGCTGTCCCCAAATGACCCAACTGCAGTTATAACAAAACCTGCCAAGAAAATAATTAGAGGTATGGCTTTTATAAAGCCCCCGTAACATAATATTTTGATGACACAGAATTATGATCAGCATTGCAATCTCAcaaatcattgcaggtcgggTCATTATTTGGCAAATAATCTCAGAATGCAGTTTGTTTATTTAGTGactattgcatttattttacttCCATTGTTCAGCTGAGGGAGTAGATGAAAGAGTCGAGAGGCCGTTTGAGAAGCCggacagagagcgagagcggGAAAGAGACAAAGATCGGGAAAGGGAACgggacagagagcgagagagggacgaagggagggacagagaaagaagaaagcCGAGGAGAGAGGACATAGCACCGTACAGTAAGAACAAAAGAGGTAATGTTTACATCTCTATCGTACAACACAAGCATTTTCTAAATAATGATGCTTTTCTTCTACATGAATGGAtgttacacatttattttcctttcaggaagaaaagatgatgagATGGACCCGATGGATCCAAGTGCTTATTCTGATGCCCCAAGGTACAGTATTTACAGTCATGATAATCAAACAAGCTGTTGGTCCGTTCTTTAAAGGAGTACTCCAGAAATATTGTATTGCACCTCCATATAGTCGAGGGAGACAGAcggaacaaaataaaagcattggAGGCTGAAATATTCTGACTTTCAATCACCAGTATGGGTCAagcttgaaaaaaaacaactctggatcctacaattcccacaatgcaacttaaTGCATATTTTCATTACTCCCTGTCTAGTAAACATCCACATAATTTAAACTCCACAACACTGTTTGGAACGCAGGCTTTCTGCTAGAAGTAGTCtcaattattttctcagacttgacaaagctcctccacagaagacattatacagTCTGAGTATAGAATTGGTGGAGTGCTCCTTTTTAAGGTGTGAGCAgaatgtataaaaacaaactatttattcaaacaaatgtaaatttCTTTACAGGGGAACGTGGTCAAGTGGCCTGCCCAAGCGTAATGAAGCAAAGACAGGTGCAGATACCACAGCGGCGGGGCCCCTGTTCCAGCAGCGGCCGTACCCGAGTCCAGGAGCCGTGCTTCGGGCCAACGCAGCTAACCAGATACCCAAGGAGTAAGCAGAGCTCCCGGGGAAACCGAAACAATAGACACAGCTGTACAGTTTTGTCTTCCCTTTGCTCACATCTTAACATTTGCCATTACAGAGTGACATCTCCTAAGTTCCCCTTTTCATTCTGAAACGTGTACATGTCAAAAAATTGAGTGCTGAGCTTTTACACCACCAGTGCATTCATACTTAAACATGTAGTTTACAgttgtaaatatgtttttatatgaCCTAAAGTTTGACCTTCTTGTTGTTACTAAAGCCATTAGTGGACTTCATTTGCTAATAAATTGAAAGATTACTGTGAAAATGGCTTGAATGTTTCTTTATGGGGTGGTGATCTTGTAATAACATCTGTACAAATAACATTCTTGACAATGTTTTATTACAAAATTGCAATGCTTTAAAATCCATTATTTTTTTGAAtatcacaaaaacaacatttcagatGGGATGGAAAAGGAGAGGGAATATCTGAATCAGTTGTCTGATGCTCCTACATAGTGACAAATGGTGTCATAATCCAGTGTGAACAGTTTCTCCTCGTGTCGATCGAGCTGGACCATCGCTCTGCACTTGTTCTTGTCCCGTTGGAGGATACGGCCGACCTGAACATACATTAGTACACACTGATTAGTAAAAAAGGTACAAACCAGTACACACATCCTGCTGCATGGATGAACCTTTGCTTACCTGTCCTCTGTGCTCGCCCAGTACAACCATTATAGCATCATCTTCACTTTTTGGAATAATGGTCTCCAGCATGTCCTGCTTCACATCTGCCACCGAGAGAAGAAACAGTGGGTTgttcaaacatttttataataGTTACTAAAGCAACACTCAGGGATAGAGGGGTCACCTCTTCACTACTAATACAGCAGATATTAAAGGTCACTATATTGTATTAGCACAATCGTAGCCAATAAGGCACTGATCATGTCTGTATGATAaaccagagaaaaagaaaaaacgaaCACCAAGAGAGACTGACATAGCACTAATGACTCACCGTCTATCAGTCTTCCCTCCTCAgttcgacacacacacatagtcggTGTCAGGACATCCTCCACACACATCTAGAAGGAAAACAAGTCTGATCTTAACCGCGATGAAAGAATCGCAACATTTATAATTATTCCAACACTGCAGCTAATTATATGGTGCAATATTCCCTAGCTTTTCTGTGACTGGGCAGCACTCTTGCTACCTTTTAAACGGTATGATTTTGACTGCTCCTATTTCAGTGGTAATGTAATTAATCGAAAAATGATAAATGTTTACCTTTGAGTTGTAGTACCTGCCCCCTTTGAAAGCTTTGTCTATAAAGCGAACTTTCAAGTCTCTCTGGAGCCAGGAGGGAGGAGCCGGTGGTCGCCTTGCCTCTTTCACTGGAGGTTTCTCTCTACAGAGGAAAGTAGGAAAACAAATA includes these proteins:
- the pqbp1 gene encoding polyglutamine-binding protein 1, whose product is MPLPAALLARLAKRGIVKPSDHEADEEIIAEDYDDNNVDYESTRVENLPPNWYKVFDPACGLPYYWNVETELVAWLSPNDPTAVITKPAKKIIRAEGVDERVERPFEKPDRERERERDKDRERERDRERERDEGRDRERRKPRREDIAPYSKNKRGRKDDEMDPMDPSAYSDAPRGTWSSGLPKRNEAKTGADTTAAGPLFQQRPYPSPGAVLRANAANQIPKE
- the timm17b gene encoding mitochondrial import inner membrane translocase subunit Tim17-B; its protein translation is MEEYAREPCPWRIVDDCGGAFTMGAIGGGVFQAIKGFRNAPAGVGHRLKGSANAVRIRAPQIGGSFAVWGGLFSTIDCGLVRLRGKEDPWNSITSGALTGAILAARSGPLTMMGSAMMGGILLALIEGFGILLTRYTAQQFQNPIPFTEDPSQLPPKDGGQQQQQQHQGIKGQFQ